A window from Glandiceps talaboti chromosome 15, keGlaTala1.1, whole genome shotgun sequence encodes these proteins:
- the LOC144446100 gene encoding catenin alpha-2-like: MSSLSSLGSITLKWDPKDLEIRTYSVEKTLEPLVTQVTTLVNTKGPSNKKKGKSKKAHVLVAAVDKATQKFIEQGEEIASENPEIQNEMMTAIDDVRKTGDVMRVSSGEFADDPCSSAKRGNMVRAARALLSSVTRLLILADMVDVHLLLKSLRIVEDDLQRVRNARTQKDLVDSFKAFGKDMVQLNQLTARRQNDLKDPRRRDEMAAARADLQKHSTMLLTASKAYIRHPDVSAAKENRDYVVKQLCEAVNAISGVTQATGDSQPNPSIEGAGELAAALDALDQCIVMNPADYNEVRSRPSLEERLESIISGAALMADSSCTRDDHRDRIVAECNAVRQALQDLLSEYMACAGKPDRSDPLDQAIDRMFKKTRDLRRQLRKAVVDHVSDSFLETNVPLLVLIEAAKSGNEKEVEEYAAVFQEHANKLVEVANLACSMSNNEEGVKCVRMSAQQIEALCPQVINAARTLAARPRSKAAQENMDVFKDLWEKQVKILTEAVDDITTIDDFLAVSESHILEDVNKCVMALQERDADTLDRTAGAIRGRSSRVCNVVEAEMQNYEPGLYTEQVRDAVIILRDQVMPHFAERVEIAVDALSSNPPQDTDENEFIDASRMVYDGVRDIRRAVLMNRAPDEIETDTEYDYDEEYHDDIRSKSSWKTDDDDYATLPGKLTEEVLEGKSDRFLMRQLPEEEKQKIQEQIDVFREEKLKLDMEMAKWDESSNDIIVLAKQMCMIMMEMTDFTRGRGPLKTSMDVINAAKKIAEAGSKLDKLARTIADQCPDSKSKEDLDAYLQRIALYCHQLNICSKVKADVQSVSGELVVSGLDSATSLIQAAKNLMGAVVQTMKASYVASTKYNRLIRGASSVNSPVVMWKMKAPAKKPLVKRENLEEAQSKISKSAKKKNINPVAELSEFNAGY; encoded by the exons ATGTCTAGCCTATCATCACTTGGGTCTATCACATTGAAATGGGATCCCAAGGATCTAGAAATCAGAACATATTCAGTTGAAAAGACACTGGAGCCCTTAGTCACACAG GTGACAACATTGGTGAACACTAAAGGGCCATCAAACAAGAAGAAAGGAAAGTCAAAGAAAGCTCATGTGTTAGTGGCAGCAGTTGACAAAGCAACTCAAAAGTTTATTGAACAGGGTGAAGAGATTGCTAGTGAGAATCCAGAAATTCAGAATGAAATGATGACAGCAATTGACGATGTCAGGAAAACag GAGATGTAATGAGAGTATCTTCAGGAGAATTTGCTGATGATCCATGCTCTTCTGCCAAACGTGGTAACATGGTACGAGCTGCGAGGGCGCTGTTGTCATCAGTCACAAGACTACTTATCCTTGCTGACATGGTGGATGTACATCTTCTGCTCAAATCACttagaatt GTTGAAGATGACTTACAGAGGGTGAGGAATGCACGGACACAAAAAGACCTTGTGGACAGTTTTAAAGCCTTTGGTAAAGACATGGTGCAACTGAACCAGCTAACTGCTAGAAGACAAAAT GATTTGAAAGATCCTCGTAGAAGAGATGAAATGGCTGCTGCTAGAGCTGATCTTCAGAAACATAGTACAATGTTACTGACTGCTTCAAAG GCATATATTCGCCATCCTGATGTGAGTGCAGCCAAAGAAAACAGAGACTATGTAGTGAAACAACTGTGTGAAGCTGTCAATGCTATATCTGGTGTGACACAAGCTACAGGAGATTCTCAACCAAACCCTAGTATTGAAGGTGCAGGTGAATTAGCTGCAGCTCTTGATGCTCTAGAT caatgtattGTAATGAATCCAGCTGACTACAATGAAGTACGGTCACGTCCATCGCTAGAAGAACGTCTGGAGAGTATTATCAGTGGTGCAGCATTGATGGCTGACTCATCATGTACCCGTGATGATCACCGTGATCGTATCGTAGCAGAATGCAATGCTGTAAGACAGGCACTACAAGATCTCCTGTCTGAATACATGGCTTGT GCTGGCAAACCAGACCGCAGTGATCCCTTGGACCAAGCTATCGACAGGATGTTTAAGAAAACTAGGGATCTACGTAGACAG CTTCGTAAAGCTGTGGTTGACCATGTGTCTGACTCTTTCCTGGAAACCAACGTACCACTACTAGTCCTAATAGAAGCTGCCAAGAGTGGTAATGAGAAGGAAGTCGAGGAGTACGCTGCTGTCTTCCAAGAACATGCCAATAAACTTGTAGAAGTAGCCAATCTTGCCTGCTCTATGTCTAACAATGAGGAAGGTGTGAAATGTGTTAGGATGTCTGCTCAACAAATTGAGGCACTCTGTCCACAG GTTATCAATGCAGCACGCACATTGGCAGCAAGACCAAGAAGTAAAGCTGCTCAAGAAAACATGGATGTCTTCAAGGACCTATGGGAGAAACAAGTCAAGATTCTGACTGAAGctgttgatgacatcacaacaaTTGATGACTTCTTAGCCGTGTCAG AGAGTCATATCTTAGAAGATGTCAACAAATGTGTGATGGCATTACAAGAGAGAGATGCAGACACACTGGACCGTACAGCTGGAGCTATACGTGGACGATCCTCCAGAGTTTGTAATGTGGTTGAAGCTGAAATGCAAAACTATGAACCTGGTCTGTACACAGAGCAAGTAAGGGATGCAGTGATTATACTCAGAGACCAAG taatgCCACATTTTGCTGAGCGTGTAGAGATAGCCGTAGATGCACTGAGTTCCAACCCTCCACAGGACACAgatgaaaatgaatttattgATGCATCTAGAATGGTGTATGATGGAGTCAGGGATATCAGAAGAGCTGTTCTTATGAACAGG GCACCAGATGAGATTGAAACTGACACAGAATATGATTACGACGAGGAATACCATGATGATATCAGAAGTAAAT CAAGTTGGAaaactgatgatgatgactatGCCACACTTCCTGGTAAACTTACAGAAGAAGTACTGGAAGGAAAGAGTGACAGG TTCTTAATGAGACAGTTACCGGAAGAAGAGAAACAAAAGATCCAGGAACAAATTGATGTTTTCCGTGAAGAGAAACTGAAATTAGATATGGAAATGGCCAAGTGGGATGAGAGCAGTAACGACATCATAGTTCTGGCTAAACAGATGTGTATGATTATGATGGAAATGACAGATTTTACACG TGGGCGTGGTCCATTGAAAACCAGTATGGACGTCATTAATGCTGCCAAGAAGATTGCTGAAGCTGGTTCTAAACTTGATAAATTAGCAAGGACAATTGCTGACCAGTGTCCAGACTCCAAATCTAAAGAAGATCTGGATGCTTACTTACAGAGGATAGCACTGTACTGTCACCAGCTGAATATCTGTAGTAAAGTCAAAGCTGATGTACAAAGTGTTAGTGGAGAATTGGTTGTATCAGGG CTGGATAGTGCCACATCTTTGATTCAGGCAGCTAAGAATCTGATGGGTGCAGTGGTACAGACAATGAAAGCATCCTATGTGGCTTCTACCAAATATAATAGACTAATCAGAGGAGCATCATCAGTCAAT TCTCCTGTTGTTATGTGGAAAATGAAAGCACCAGCAAAGAAACCACTTGTCAAACGAGAAAACTTAGAAGAAGCACAATCCAAAATAAGTAAAAGTGctaagaagaaaaatattaatcCTGTTGCAGAACTGAGTGAATTTAATGCAGGATATTAA
- the LOC144446101 gene encoding uncharacterized protein LOC144446101: MPEEIKLNINIHQVADNLPRPKVPTLSQEITDNDEHVSLSYCRNRANYSALDPEELEEYYESQYPKFPDNCENNIRSFLTYEEEYVHSSKVMQVHLMPPFDTPGPGKNRYAAPAAKFFMRKLVNLGFGKLFRKGNKGGLIFQKKKWEDLDESAKILIERCGISEWEYRSGKRSRMSSMNGDAPNIPRDSPDPDCLIAAPLREAYPVAWEADVNYKPS; encoded by the exons ATGCCTGAAGAGATTAAACTAAACATCAACATCCATCAAGTTGCAGATAATTTACCACGCCCCAAAGTTCCTACACTGTCACAAGAAATCACTGACAACGATGAGCATGTATCATTGTCATATTGTCGAAATAGAGCAAATTATTCAGCTCTTGATCCAGAGGAATTAGAGGAGTACTATGAAAGTCAGTATCCTAAGTTTCCAGATAACTGTGAAAACAATATTAGAAGTTTCCTGACCTATGAGGAAGAGTATGTTCATTCCAGTAAGGTTATGCAGGTTCATTTGATGCCACCATTTGATACACCAGGACCTGGCAAAAACAG ATATGCAGCACCAGCTGCCAAGTTTTTTATGAGGAAGCTTGTCAATCTGGGTTTTGGAAAGCTATTCCGGAAAGGAAACAAAGGAGGTCTTATCTTCCAAAAGAAGAAGTGGGAAGATTTAGATGAGAGTGCCAAGATCCTAATTGAGAGATGTGGAATTTCTGAATGGGAGTATAGATCTGGGAAAAGATCCCGGATGTCAAGTATGAATGGTGATGCACCGAATATACCAAGAGATAGTCCAGATCCTGATTGTTTGATAGCAGCTCCTCTAAGAGAGGCATATCCTGTAGCATGGGAGGCTGATGTAAATTACAAGCCTTCATGA